From Periophthalmus magnuspinnatus isolate fPerMag1 chromosome 12, fPerMag1.2.pri, whole genome shotgun sequence, a single genomic window includes:
- the LOC117379512 gene encoding calcium-binding protein 1-like isoform X2, giving the protein MGNSVKSLKVFNKKDQKKKYKAVQSSEEGGSGGAYLEPLVALAQNGATMHNVLGPACIFLRKGFAESRQADRELRPEEMDELREAFREFDKDKDGFIGCKDLGNCMRTMGYMPTEMELIELSQQINMNLGGHVDFEDFVELMGPKLLAETADMIGVKELRDAFKEFDTNGDGMISTAELREAMKKLLGQQVGHRDLEDILRDIDLNGDGHVDFEEFVRMMSR; this is encoded by the exons ATGGGCAACTCCGTGAAGTCACTTAaagttttcaacaaaaag GACCAGAAGAAGAAGTACAAGGCAGTGCAGTCCAGTGAGGAAGGGGGTTCTGGGGGGGCCTATCTAGAGCCGCTGGTGGCCCTGGCCCAGAACGGAGCCACTATGCACAACGTTTTGGGGCCCGCATGCATCTTTCTGCGCAAAGGCTTCGCTGAGAGCCGGCAGGCT GACCGAGAGTTAAGACCAGAAGAAATGGATG AGCTGCGTGAGGCATTTCGAGAATTTGACAAAGACAAAGATGGATTCATTGGGTGCAAAGACCTTGGTAACTGCATGAGAACTATGGGCTACATGCCAACAGAGATGGAGCTGATTGAGCTCAGCCAGCAGATCAACATGAACT TGGGAGGTCATGTGGACTTTGAAGACTTTGTTGAACTCATGGGACCTAAGCTTTTGGCTGAAACGGCAGATATGATTGGTGTAAAGGAGTTGAGAGATGCATTTAAAGAG ttTGACACAAATGGGGATGGAATGATCAGCACAGCTGAACTGCGTGAGGCAATGAAAAAGCTTTTGGGACAACAG GTTGGTCACAGAGATCTAGAGGACATCCTCAGAGacattgacctcaatggagatGGCCATGTAGACTTTGAAG AATTTGTGCGGATGATGTCTCGATGA
- the LOC117379387 gene encoding trichohyalin-like, which translates to MSLSDQLWSPTSVQVTALQARGLRIKGKNGTNDAYAVMHLGKEKYQTSVAEKTVAPVWKEEASFDMPSAHQGGTERDTLRVLVLHRALVGPDKLLGQAVINLVQLSEDKNRDKTQWFKLVDKSGKPDKDRGEVLVDIQFTRNNMTASMFDISAAGKSRSRLSKFKDKVRGKKKEEAPSETSSNVVPAFSQVVTDSEGEGGSDGEGAAAGTEPKKKNKVKSLFSHKTNLQKSLSQSMSVLPGKNSSLSGSMSSGLNVNTSEGKKKFKFLSHKRTGSSEKKDQKLVAEQSNLCINGSHVYCEEPAPRTSRASSNFSLASSGMGSMEDVPDNNSPPSVGSRHSVHHSSPWTEEEEEETIEENTQEVTEEMFRRQELEKLAEEESRIEEEEQRREEKERRNREEEERIRMDEEKRRQDEWIEKERFQKEVDKNLEIMRVKEERSKQEEEEQQRKREEGEREQIREEEERIRLEEEQKRCEEEEEKKRRTEEEKRRQGEESGAIEKKREEERLEELRKLKEEKARKEILKEEERERREELERMEEVLRMEKEREEQQIEEARKLEEERKRHEEERIRFEREKERQREEKERLMEAKRMQHLQEEQERIRQEEERMRMLEKEKVEEMRRERMEEEEQRVRKEQEYERLRAQQKKQEEEEEKRREEEKLEKEKLAEEKRRREEEEKRRRREEEKLEKEKLAEEKRREEEEERRRREEEKLEKEKLAEEKRRREEEERQRREEEKLEKEKLAEEKRREEEEERRRREEEKLEKEKFAEEERRRREEEKLEKEKLAEEKRRREEEEEKLEKEKIAEEERRQEEKRRKEQEEKQRKEEETHKNERLAEEERRQMREEEERQMEEERRREENRRREEEERQMEEERREENRRREEEEKLEKERLAEEEWKREEEMRRKEHEERHRKEDEKWREEETQEEERLAEEERTQEEKRRQEEERMEETQRHFKITLDAQNRTEVTSANPFDQSDKHKGDVPEQDVTITSARQRCKFPAERNACLFDEKDDSTTQREKRQAPKPPRMNSSETQWAAQHEAHVSKPSRDKDIKTASILPQCAVQKINPVIGFSSQINYSKQPARSSERKPAPQRPALIDEISLSKGSQGPMQKSRQGSAVTSLNPFEGDEEVDDTTSTKAVSAIWPLPGQLSVEMDTVSQIKTKSSKTAHAPAPPTKNVHTLCTDTGHKVTVSDIEEEKDCVLVQKTLNEEAVQEESGKKDAPPVPSRRLQSVTPLNPVHQVPVSAIQEQKDKKSSGEIVNNQGKENVKDTGPYALLTQEELISLVHKQESQLLEKSKKISELEQYIDNLLVRVIEEAPNILMTMAPLK; encoded by the exons ATGTCTTTGTCGGATCAGCTGTGGAGTCCGACTAGTGTCCAGGTAACGGCGCTCCAAGCCCGTGGCCTGCGGATAAAGGGTAAAAACGGTACAAACGATGCGTACGCGGTCATGCACTTGGGCAAGGAGAAGTACCAGACATCGGTGGCGGAGAAGACCGTGGCACCCGTCTGGAAGGAGGAGGCCTCTTTCGACATGCCCTCAGCCCACCAGGGTGGCACGGAGCGGGACACGCTGCGCGTCCTCGTTCTGCACCGAGCCCTGGTGGGTCCAGACAAACTGCTGGGGCAGGCCGTCATTAACCTGGTCCAACTCAGCGAGGACAAGAACCGAGACAAAACACA GTGGTTCAAGTTGGTGGACAAATCTGGTAAGCCAGATAAGGACCGAGGCGAGGTGCTTGTGGACATCCAGTTCACAAGAAACAACATGACTGCCAGCATGTTTGATATCTCTGCTGCAGGCAAGTCACGATCGCGCCTAAGCAAGTTCAAGGACAAAGTGCGGGGCAAGAAAAAAGAGGAAGCACCGTCAGAGACATCATCCAACGTGGTGCCAGCTTTCTCTCAGGTGGTGACTGACAGCGAAGGGGAAGGGGGCAGCGACGGAGAGGGggcagcagcagggacagagccaaagaagaagaacaaaGTCAAGTCTCTGTTTTCACACAAGACTAATCTACAGAAGAGCTTGTCCCAGTCTATGTCTGTGCTGCCAGGGAAAAACTCCTCTTTGAGTGGAAGCATGTCGTCTGGTCTGAATGTGAACACTTCTGAGG GTAAAAAGAAGTTTAAGTTCCTGAGTCACAAACGCACTGGGAGCTCAGAGAAAAAGGATCAGAAACTTGTAGCCGAACAGAGCAACCTCTGCATCAACGGCAGCCATGTTTACTGTGAGGAGCCTGCACCTCGAACATCTCGGGCCAGTTCCAACTTCAGCTTGGCCAGCTCTGGGATGGGATCCATGGAGGATGTTCCCGACAACAACTCCCCTCCATCTGTGGGCTCAAGACACTCGGTGCACCACAGCTCCCcctggacagaggaggaggaagaggagaccaTTGAGGAAAACACGCAAGAAGTGACTGAAGAGATGTTCAGGAGAcaagagctggagaagctggcagaggaggagagcaggatcgaagaagaagagcaaaggagagaagagaaagagaggaggaacagggaggaagaggagaggattaGAATGGATGAAGAAAAGAGAAGACAGGATGAGTGGATTGAGAAAGAGAGATTTCAGAAGGAGGTAGATAAAAATTTGGAAATAATGAGagtgaaagaagaaagaagtaagcaggaagaggaggagcagcagaggaaaagagaggaaggagagagggaacaaattagagaagaggaagagaggattAGATTGGAGGAGGAACAGAAAAggtgtgaagaagaagaagagaaaaaaagacgaacagaagaggagaaaaggagacaaGGGGAGGAAAGTGGAGCaatagagaagaagagagaggaagagaggttgGAAGAATTAAGAAAGCTGAAGGAGGAAAAGGCAAGAAAGGAAATACTTAAAGAAGAAGAGCGGGAAAGGAGGGAAGAGCTGGAGAGAATGGAAGAAGTGCTCAGAATGGAGAAGGAAAGGGAAGAACAACAGATTGAGGAAGCAAGGAAAttggaggaggaaaggaaacgACATGAGGAAGAAAGGATTCGTtttgaaagagaaaaggagagacaaagagaggaaaaggaaaGGTTGATGGAGGCGAAGAGGATGCAACACCTACAAGAGGAGCAGGAAAGGAtaagacaagaagaagaaaggaTGAGGATGCTTGAGAAGGAAAAGGTAGAAGAAATGAGAAGGGAGAggatggaagaggaggagcagagagtgagaAAAGAACAAGAGTATGAACGACTGAGAGCGCAGCAAaagaaacaggaggaagaggaggaaaaaaggagggaggaggagaaactaGAGAAGGAAAAATTagcagaggaaaagaggagacgagaagaagaggagaagagacgaaggagggaggaggagaaactaGAAAAGGAAAAGTTAGCAGAGGAAAAGAGacgagaagaagaggaggagagacgaaggagggaggaggagaaactagagaaagaaaaattagcagaggaaaagaggagacgagaagaagaggagagacaaaggagggaggaggagaaactaGAGAAGGAAAAATTAGCAGAGGAAAAGAGacgagaagaagaggaggagagacgaaggagggaggaggagaaactaGAGAAGGAAAAAtttgcagaggaggagagacgaaggagggaggaggagaaactaGAGAAGGAAAAATTagcagaggaaaagaggagacgagaagaagaggaggagaaactagagaaggaaaaaatagcagaggaagagaggagacaagaagaaaagaggagaaaagagcaggaagaaaaacagaggaaggaggaggagacacacaAGAATGAAAGAttagcagaggaggagaggagacaaatgagagaggaggaggagagacaaatggaggaggagagaagaagagaagaaaacaggagacgagaggaggaggagagacaaatggaggaggagagaagagaagaaaacaggagacgagaggaggaggagaaactaGAGAAAGAAAGATTAGCAGAGGAAGAGtggaaaagagaagaagaaatgaGGAGAAAAGAGCATGAAGAGAGGCACAGGAAGGAAGATGAgaaatggagggaggaggagacacaagaggaagaaagattagcagaggaggagagaacacaagaagaaaagaggagacaagaggaggagagaatggaAGAAACGCAAAGACACTTTAAAATTACTTTAGATGCACAAAACCGCACTGAGGTCACTTCTGCAAACCCTTTTGATCAAAGTGATAAACACAAAGGAGATGTACCTGAACAAGACGTCACAATAACTAGTGCTCGACAAAG ATGCAAATTTCCTGCAGAAAGAAACGCCTGTTTATTTGATGAAAAGGATGACAGTACAACACAACGGGAAAAACGACAGGCTCCTAAACCACCCAGAATGAATTCATCTGAGACACAGTGGGCAGCACAACATGAAGCCCATGTGAGCAAACCAAGCAGAGACAAAGACATCAAAACTGCTAGCATTCTACCACAATGTGCTGTGCAAAAGATCAATCCTGTGATTGGTTTTTCCTCCCAAATAAACTATAGTAAACAACCAGCCAGGAGTTCAGAAAGAAAGCCAGCTCCACAGAGACCTGCTTTAATAGATGAGATTTCATTGTCTAAAGGTTCTCAAGGGCCCATGCAAAAGTCAAGACAAGGCTCTGCTGTTACTAGTTTGAATCCATTTGAGGGTGATGAAGAGGTAGATGACACTACAAGTACCAAAGCTGTCTCTGCAATATGGCCACTGCCTGGGCAGCTAAGTGTTGAGATGGATACTGTTTCTCAAATCAAAACCAAATCTTCAAAGACAGCCCATGCTCCAGCTCCACCTACAAAGAACGTCCACACACTTTGTACTGACACGGGCCATAAGGTGACAGTATCTGATATAGAAGAGGAAAAAGACTGTGTACTTGTTCAGAAAACTTTAAATGAAGAAGCTGTACAAGAGGAATCCGGGAAGAAGGATGCTCCCCCAGTCCCTTCACGAAG ACTTCAATCGGTGACACCTCTAAACCCTGTGCATCAGGTACCTGTATCAGCTATTCAAGAGCAAAAGGATAAAAAATCCTCAGGGGAAATCGTCAACAATCAgggaaaagaaaat GTCAAAGACACTGGACCATATGCACTGCTAACCCAAGAAGAGCTCATCTCTTTGGTGCATAAACAAGAGAGCCAGTTGCTGGAGAAAAGCAAGAAGATATCAGAACTAGAACAGTACATTGATAATTTGCTTGTGCGGGTCATCGAAGAGGCTCCCAATATCCTCATGACCATGGCTCCATTAAAGTAG
- the brf2 gene encoding transcription factor IIIB 50 kDa subunit, giving the protein MSRVALKCPNCGSSNVVEDDLYAQSQSVCVDCGSVVSEGFLANDPVGGSEVYYSHSAPQSKRPCSNLIKGLQRVRALCRVLRVNSEIEKLSQTYFEQAYNHKSFINVSLTKKEALAGSCVLISCRMHDWPVTVGTIAYLIDTDSGAVGAVYQETLNTLNICIPTLSVTDVMEAHCQEYKITSEHVPAELAAEAKELTKRALALVELAADSWIVTGRRPVPIMIAATYLSWQSLQPTKLRLKMTLDKFCQMTKVDKNRPAMKRVTEIKEMLCKLGNEIPWEKQEITPNNVIQQVEDILSYRFALMRKALKSYEDSLKADIQQCDAKNKKTMRTKTAELKTSSKTGSSVLETERANNGACDEPNWGKRLLFAPPCVVNPKKRKRAPSNQINVTGDEEISDSEIDSYIRTHQEVREIAMTQKLLCQESDNL; this is encoded by the exons ATGTCTCGGGTGGCTCTGAAATGTCCGAACTGCGGCTCTTCCAACGTCGTGGAGGATGATCTGTACGCACAAtcccagtctgtgtgtgtggactgcgGCTCTGTGGTGTCCGAAGGGTTTCTGGCCAATGACCCGGTCGGAGGTTCAG aggTCTACTACAGCCACTCTGCACCGCAATCCAAAAGGCCATGTTCCAACCTGATAAAAG GACTGCAGCGGGTCAGGGCCCTCTGCCGTGTCCTAAGAGTCAACAGTGAAATTGAGAAATTATCACAGACCTATTTTGAACAAGCATATAACCACAAAAGCTTCATCAATGTGAGCCTGACCAAGAAGGAGGCCCTGGCTGGCAGTTGTGTCCTCATCAGCTGTAGGATGCATGATTGGCCTGTTACTGTGGGGACCATAGCTTACCTCATCGACACTGATTCAGGGGCTGTGGGAGCCGTTTATCAAGAgactctgaacactctgaacaTCTGTATTCCAACCTTGAGTGTCACTGATGTTATGGAAGCTCACTGTCAGGA atataaaatcacatctgaacatGTCCCAGCTGAATTGGCGGCTGAGGCAAAAGAGCTGACGAAAAGAGCCTTGGCGCTGGTGGAGCTGGCAGCTGACTCCTGGATTGTGACTGGCCGAAGACCTGTCCCTATCATGATAGCTGCAACATATTTGTCTTGGCAGTCTCTACAGCCCACAAAACTACGACTTAAAATGACTCTGGATAAATTTTGTCAAATGACCAAAGTGGATAAGAACAGACCAGCAATGAAAAGGGTAACTGAAATCAAGGAAATGCTGTGTAAACTAGGAAATGAGATCCCATGGGAAAAACAAGAAATTACTCCTAACAATGTGATACAGCAAGTGGAGGACATTTTGAGTTATAGATTTGCCCTGATGAGGAAGGCTTTGAAAAGTTATGAGGACTCACTAAAGGCAGATATTCAGCAGTGTGATGCAAAGAATAAAAAAACTATGAGGACCAAAACGGCAGAATTAAAAACTTCTTCCAAGACTGGCTCAAGTGTTCTAGAAACTGAGCGAGCAAATAATGGTGCGTGTGATGAACCAAACTGGGGTAAGCGATTGCTGTTTGCTCCTCCCTGTGTGGTTAATCCCAAGAAAAGGAAAAGAGCACCAAGCAACCAAATAAACGTAACAGGGGATGAAGAAATATCCGACAGTGAAATTGATTCATACATCAGAACTCATCAGGAAGTTAGAGAGATTGCAATGACTCAAAAGCTTTTATGCCAGGAGAGTGACAATTTGTGA